Proteins encoded within one genomic window of Brachybacterium sp. P6-10-X1:
- the hisS gene encoding histidine--tRNA ligase codes for MAKSPKKSGLSGFPEWLPAERLVEQHVIDVFREVAELHGFSGIETRSVEPLEQLLRKGEIDKEVYVLRRLHAEEDEAAADDSAADPSRTLGLHFDLTVPLARYVLEHQNDLAFPLRRFQIQKVWRGERPQDGRFREFYQADLDVIGQDTLPGHIEAEVAVVMAEILDRLPLPTFTIHANTRRLSEGFFRALGLEDHAAVLRCLDKLPKIGPDAVRELLLGEIGATAQQAQACLDFASIRTRDGSFAERVRELGGSGEMVEQGIAELTSVLERVEAAVPGVIVADLSIARGLDYYTGTVFETFVAGHESLGSICSGGRYDSLATDNRHTYPGVGLSIGLSRLVSRMLTADLARASRSVPTCVLVAVLDEQSRPVSDAVARQLRSRGIATEVAPTAAKFGKQIRYADRRGIPFVWFPGEEDAPGEVKDIRTGEQVSADPATWEPTAQDREVQILPGGEDGSGSRESR; via the coding sequence ATGGCGAAGTCCCCGAAGAAGTCCGGCCTGTCCGGATTCCCGGAATGGCTCCCGGCCGAACGTCTCGTCGAGCAGCACGTGATCGACGTGTTCCGCGAGGTGGCCGAGCTCCACGGGTTCTCGGGCATCGAGACGCGCTCCGTGGAGCCGCTGGAGCAGCTGCTGCGCAAGGGAGAGATCGACAAGGAGGTCTACGTCCTGCGGCGGCTGCACGCCGAGGAGGACGAAGCGGCCGCCGACGACTCCGCCGCCGATCCGTCGCGCACTCTCGGACTGCACTTCGACCTGACCGTCCCCCTGGCGCGCTACGTCCTCGAGCACCAGAACGACCTGGCCTTCCCGCTGCGCCGCTTCCAGATCCAGAAGGTGTGGCGTGGTGAGCGTCCCCAGGACGGACGGTTCCGGGAGTTCTACCAGGCCGATCTGGACGTGATCGGCCAGGACACCCTGCCCGGCCACATCGAGGCCGAGGTCGCCGTGGTGATGGCCGAGATCCTCGACCGTCTGCCGCTGCCGACGTTTACGATCCACGCCAACACGAGGCGACTCTCGGAAGGGTTCTTCCGCGCTCTGGGGCTCGAGGACCACGCCGCTGTTCTGCGCTGCCTCGACAAGCTGCCGAAGATCGGTCCGGACGCCGTGCGCGAACTGCTCCTGGGGGAGATCGGTGCGACGGCGCAGCAGGCGCAGGCCTGCCTGGACTTCGCCTCGATCCGCACCCGCGACGGCTCCTTCGCCGAGCGCGTCCGCGAGCTGGGCGGCAGCGGGGAGATGGTCGAGCAGGGCATCGCCGAGCTGACCTCGGTGCTGGAGAGGGTCGAGGCCGCCGTCCCGGGAGTGATCGTCGCGGACCTCTCCATCGCACGTGGCCTGGACTACTACACCGGCACCGTCTTCGAGACGTTCGTGGCCGGGCACGAGTCGCTGGGCTCGATCTGCTCCGGGGGCCGCTACGACTCCCTGGCCACCGACAATCGGCACACCTACCCCGGCGTCGGACTGTCGATCGGACTGTCCAGACTGGTCTCGCGGATGCTCACGGCGGATCTCGCCCGCGCCTCGCGCTCGGTGCCGACCTGTGTGCTGGTAGCCGTCCTGGACGAGCAGTCCCGCCCGGTCAGCGATGCCGTCGCCCGGCAGCTGCGGAGCCGGGGGATCGCCACCGAGGTGGCCCCCACCGCCGCGAAGTTCGGCAAGCAGATCCGGTACGCGGACCGCCGCGGGATCCCCTTCGTCTGGTTCCCGGGCGAGGAGGACGCCCCCGGGGAGGTCAAGGACATCCGCACCGGAGAGCAGGTGAGCGCCGATCCCGCGACGTGGGAGCCGACGGCACAGGACCGCGAGGTGCAGATCCTGCCCGGCGGCGAGGACGGATCGGGATCCCGAGAGAGCCGATGA
- the trxA gene encoding thioredoxin → MATVTLNTENHDKTVEDGIVLIDFWAGWCVPCQRFAPIFEESSESHEDVTFAKVDTEDQQELAMRYGVTSIPTLVAYREGIPVFSQAGALPQSALEDLIGQVRNLDMDEVRTAYAEAQQKEQA, encoded by the coding sequence ATGGCTACCGTCACGCTGAACACAGAGAACCATGACAAGACCGTCGAGGACGGCATCGTCCTGATCGACTTCTGGGCGGGCTGGTGCGTGCCGTGCCAGCGCTTCGCGCCCATCTTCGAGGAGTCCTCGGAGAGCCACGAGGACGTCACCTTCGCGAAGGTCGACACCGAGGATCAGCAGGAACTGGCCATGCGGTACGGCGTCACCTCGATCCCGACGCTGGTCGCCTATCGCGAGGGGATCCCGGTCTTCTCGCAGGCCGGTGCCCTGCCGCAGTCGGCGCTCGAGGACCTCATCGGCCAGGTCCGCAACCTGGACATGGACGAGGTCCGCACGGCGTACGCCGAGGCGCAGCAGAAGGAGCAGGCCTGA
- a CDS encoding DEAD/DEAH box helicase, producing the protein MTDASPAQNPVTESESSDHETPDAPAEPGFDDIDLPAPLRRAVDELGFTTPSPIQAQAIPPLLEGRDVIGVAQTGTGKTAAFGLPLLAAVDPELRQVQALVLAPTRELAMQVADAISSFATSIGGLDVLAVYGGSPYGPQERALARGAQVVVGTPGRVMDHMRRTNLRLDTIRMAVLDEADEMLRMGFAEDVEEILSHSPADRQVALFSATMPSAIQRVAQDHMKDPVRVSVSRQASTVKSVHQTYAVVPFKHRTGALARVLATSEAEAAIVFVRTRAAAEEIGTALLSRGLIAASISGDVPQKEREKIVERLRDGSLQVLVATDVAARGLDVERIGLVVNFDVPREPEAYVHRVGRTGRAGRSGEALTFIGPHERRALKNIERVTKQTLAEAVIPSPRDVSKHRLAALLTQVPARIERGRLELYRELISEFVSEHEIDPLELAAVLGAMSVGDDGPGTPTEDEEFTGATLTGDDRGRPERGPRGGGQTEHGYTSYRVGVGHTHGARPPGIVGAITGEGGLHGKDVGKIQIFPSFSLVQIRGSLDEGQKARIGKAKVGGRALRISEDQGPRGGQGGGRRGNERPRREDGGRFDAKRKGPRRP; encoded by the coding sequence ATGACCGACGCCTCCCCTGCCCAGAATCCCGTGACGGAGTCCGAGAGCTCCGATCACGAGACCCCGGACGCTCCCGCGGAACCCGGCTTCGACGACATCGATCTGCCCGCGCCCCTGCGCCGCGCGGTCGACGAGCTCGGCTTCACCACCCCCTCCCCCATCCAGGCCCAGGCGATCCCGCCGTTGCTCGAGGGCAGGGACGTCATCGGGGTCGCCCAGACCGGCACCGGCAAGACCGCGGCCTTCGGCCTCCCCCTGCTCGCCGCCGTCGACCCCGAGCTGCGCCAGGTCCAGGCCCTCGTGCTCGCCCCGACGCGTGAGCTGGCCATGCAGGTCGCCGACGCCATCTCGTCCTTCGCGACGTCGATCGGCGGCCTCGACGTCCTCGCCGTGTACGGCGGCTCCCCCTACGGTCCGCAGGAGCGGGCGCTCGCCCGCGGTGCCCAGGTCGTCGTCGGAACCCCGGGCCGCGTGATGGATCACATGCGACGCACCAATCTGCGTCTGGACACCATCCGCATGGCGGTCCTCGACGAGGCCGACGAGATGCTGCGCATGGGCTTCGCGGAGGACGTCGAGGAGATCCTCTCCCACTCGCCTGCCGACCGCCAGGTCGCCCTGTTCTCGGCGACCATGCCCTCAGCCATCCAGCGCGTCGCCCAGGACCACATGAAGGATCCGGTCCGCGTGAGCGTGTCCCGGCAGGCATCCACGGTCAAGAGCGTCCACCAGACCTACGCCGTGGTGCCCTTCAAGCACCGTACGGGCGCGCTCGCCCGGGTGCTGGCGACCTCCGAGGCGGAAGCGGCGATCGTCTTCGTGCGCACCCGCGCCGCTGCGGAGGAGATCGGCACCGCCCTGCTCTCGCGCGGTCTGATCGCTGCCTCCATCAGCGGTGACGTGCCGCAGAAGGAGCGCGAGAAGATCGTCGAGCGGCTGCGGGACGGGTCGCTGCAGGTGTTGGTGGCGACCGACGTGGCCGCCCGCGGTCTGGACGTCGAGCGCATCGGCCTGGTCGTGAACTTCGACGTGCCGCGCGAGCCCGAGGCGTACGTCCACCGCGTGGGCCGCACCGGCCGCGCCGGCCGCTCCGGCGAGGCGCTGACGTTCATCGGCCCGCACGAGCGCCGGGCGCTGAAGAACATCGAGCGCGTCACCAAGCAGACCCTCGCCGAAGCGGTCATCCCGTCCCCCCGTGACGTGTCCAAGCACCGGCTGGCCGCGCTGCTCACCCAGGTCCCGGCCCGGATCGAGCGCGGACGCCTCGAGCTGTACCGCGAGCTGATCAGCGAATTCGTCTCCGAGCACGAGATCGACCCGCTCGAGCTCGCCGCGGTGCTGGGCGCCATGTCCGTCGGCGACGACGGCCCCGGCACCCCCACCGAGGACGAGGAGTTCACCGGTGCCACGCTGACGGGCGACGACCGGGGACGCCCCGAGCGGGGTCCGCGCGGCGGCGGACAGACCGAGCACGGCTACACGTCCTACCGCGTCGGCGTGGGGCACACCCACGGGGCTCGCCCGCCGGGGATCGTCGGTGCGATCACGGGCGAGGGCGGTCTGCACGGCAAGGACGTGGGCAAGATCCAGATCTTCCCCAGCTTCTCCCTGGTGCAGATCCGCGGTTCCCTCGACGAGGGACAGAAGGCGCGCATCGGGAAGGCGAAGGTCGGCGGTCGCGCGCTGCGCATCAGCGAGGACCAGGGCCCTCGCGGCGGCCAGGGCGGCGGGCGACGTGGCAATGAGCGTCCGCGCCGGGAGGACGGCGGCCGCTTCGACGCGAAGCGGAAGGGGCCCCGTCGCCCCTGA
- the aspS gene encoding aspartate--tRNA ligase, with protein sequence MLRTHSAGALRPEHIGQTVTLTGWIGRRRDHGGVTFLDLRDAGGVAQVVVREDEAMHLRNEYVLRVVGTVGRRPEGNENPLLPSGDVEVTADEVEVLSSSAPLPFQLDEHTEVGEEARLRYRYLDLRRQGPAAALRLRSEVNRAARDTLLDQEFVEVETPTLTRSTPEGARDFLVPARLAPGSWYALPQSPQLFKQLLMVGGVEKYFQLARCYRDEDFRADRQPEFTQLDVEMSFVDQEDVITVAEEILTAVWAKGGHRITAPFPRLTYAESMRRYGSDKPDLRFDLELVEMTEYFAETPFRVFQAPYVGAVVMAGGAAQPRRRLDAWQDWAKQRGAKGLAYVLVQEDGSLTGPVSKNISEAEKAGLCDATGASPGDCIFFAAGEVKPSRALLGAARGEIADRLGLIDHDEFAFVWVVDAPMFEPAAEARAAGDVAVGGGAWTAVHHAFSSPKPEFMDTFDTDPGSALAYAYDIVCNGNEIGGGSIRIHDQSVQQRVFEVMGIGPEEAQEKFGFLLDAFQFGAPPHGGIAFGWDRIVALLAGEDSIREVIAFPKTGNGFDPLTAAPAPITVQQRKEAGVDAKPAPQVKGEAPEKAVENPPTA encoded by the coding sequence GTGCTGCGCACCCATTCCGCCGGCGCGCTCCGCCCGGAGCACATCGGACAGACCGTCACCCTCACCGGCTGGATCGGTCGTCGCCGTGACCACGGCGGCGTGACGTTCCTCGACCTGCGCGACGCCGGGGGCGTCGCCCAGGTGGTGGTCCGCGAGGACGAGGCGATGCATCTGCGCAATGAATACGTGCTGCGCGTCGTCGGGACGGTGGGTCGTCGCCCCGAGGGCAATGAGAACCCGCTGCTGCCCTCGGGCGACGTCGAGGTCACCGCTGACGAGGTCGAGGTCCTCAGCAGCTCCGCGCCGCTTCCCTTCCAGCTCGATGAGCACACCGAGGTCGGCGAGGAGGCGCGTCTGCGCTATCGCTACCTGGACCTCCGTCGGCAGGGACCCGCCGCCGCCCTGCGCCTGCGCTCCGAGGTGAACCGCGCCGCCCGCGACACCCTCCTGGACCAGGAGTTCGTGGAGGTCGAGACGCCGACCCTGACCCGCTCGACCCCGGAGGGTGCTCGGGACTTCCTCGTGCCCGCGCGCCTGGCGCCCGGCTCCTGGTACGCCCTGCCGCAGTCGCCCCAGCTGTTCAAGCAGCTGCTGATGGTCGGCGGTGTCGAGAAGTACTTCCAGCTGGCCCGCTGCTACCGCGACGAGGACTTCCGCGCCGATCGCCAGCCCGAGTTCACCCAGCTCGACGTCGAGATGAGCTTCGTGGACCAGGAGGACGTGATCACCGTGGCCGAGGAGATCCTCACCGCCGTGTGGGCGAAGGGCGGGCACCGGATCACCGCGCCGTTCCCGCGCCTGACCTACGCCGAGTCGATGCGGCGCTATGGCTCCGACAAGCCGGACCTGCGTTTCGACCTGGAGCTGGTCGAGATGACCGAGTACTTCGCCGAGACGCCGTTCCGCGTCTTCCAGGCGCCCTACGTCGGAGCGGTCGTCATGGCCGGCGGTGCGGCGCAGCCACGCCGCCGGCTCGATGCCTGGCAGGACTGGGCCAAGCAGCGCGGTGCCAAGGGGCTCGCCTACGTGCTGGTGCAGGAGGACGGCTCGCTGACCGGCCCGGTCTCCAAGAACATCTCCGAGGCGGAGAAGGCCGGTCTGTGCGATGCCACGGGTGCGTCCCCCGGGGACTGCATCTTCTTCGCGGCGGGGGAGGTGAAGCCCTCGCGTGCCCTGCTGGGAGCCGCCCGCGGTGAGATCGCCGATCGCCTGGGTCTGATCGACCACGACGAGTTCGCCTTCGTGTGGGTGGTGGACGCGCCGATGTTCGAACCCGCCGCGGAGGCCCGCGCCGCCGGGGACGTCGCCGTCGGCGGCGGCGCGTGGACGGCGGTCCACCACGCCTTCAGCTCGCCCAAGCCGGAGTTCATGGACACCTTCGACACCGACCCGGGCTCGGCGCTGGCCTACGCCTACGACATCGTGTGCAACGGCAACGAGATCGGCGGCGGGTCGATCCGTATCCACGACCAGTCCGTCCAACAGCGCGTGTTCGAGGTCATGGGCATCGGGCCGGAGGAGGCCCAGGAGAAGTTCGGCTTCCTGCTGGACGCCTTCCAGTTCGGAGCCCCGCCGCACGGCGGCATCGCCTTCGGCTGGGACCGGATCGTGGCCCTGCTCGCCGGGGAGGACTCGATCCGTGAGGTCATCGCCTTCCCCAAGACCGGCAACGGATTCGACCCGCTGACCGCCGCGCCGGCGCCGATCACGGTCCAGCAGCGCAAGGAGGCCGGGGTCGACGCGAAGCCGGCCCCGCAGGTAAAGGGCGAAGCGCCCGAGAAGGCCGTCGAGAACCCGCCGACCGCCTGA
- a CDS encoding DUF3043 domain-containing protein, with product MIFRKSETPQTPEPTQPERPGSKGRPTRSRKEAEAARRRPLVVDDRKEARKRDRARAAQARQESQQALMTGDEKKMPLQHRGTDRRLVRDLVDSRRNIAEYFFPLALIFMLVALIMPLIRPELYLTMSTGMIVVLWGGILVCVVDCFFLRRHLRKHLTAEYGTVERGLVGYGIMRAIQIRRFRLPRAQIKHGQSPR from the coding sequence GTGATCTTCCGCAAGTCAGAGACCCCGCAGACCCCTGAGCCGACCCAGCCCGAGCGGCCCGGCTCCAAGGGGCGGCCCACCCGTTCCCGTAAGGAGGCCGAAGCGGCCCGTCGGCGACCGCTCGTGGTCGATGACCGCAAGGAGGCGCGCAAGCGGGACCGAGCGCGAGCCGCGCAGGCGCGGCAGGAGTCCCAACAGGCGCTGATGACCGGGGACGAGAAGAAGATGCCGCTGCAGCACCGCGGCACCGACCGCCGTCTGGTGCGCGACCTGGTCGACTCGCGGCGCAACATCGCGGAGTACTTCTTCCCCCTCGCACTGATCTTCATGCTGGTCGCGCTGATCATGCCGCTGATCCGCCCGGAGCTCTACCTCACCATGAGCACGGGCATGATCGTCGTGCTGTGGGGCGGGATCCTGGTGTGCGTCGTCGACTGCTTCTTCCTTCGCCGTCACCTGCGCAAGCACCTCACCGCGGAGTACGGGACGGTCGAGCGCGGCCTGGTCGGCTACGGCATCATGCGTGCGATCCAGATCCGCCGCTTCCGTCTGCCCCGCGCCCAGATCAAGCACGGCCAGTCTCCTCGCTGA
- a CDS encoding dipeptidase has translation MSTPNDPSTPAAPPPAAQEDGAALDALRDRLDTLLPAAVEDLQDLVRIPSIAFPGHDREPVHRSAEAVADLLRGAGMAEVGIESVGDGAPAVIGRTPARRGKPTVLLYAHHDVQPTGDPADWSTPPFEPTRRGRRLYGRGAADDKAGIMAHVTALRLVGEELAADGIGVTVFVEGEEEAGSPTFRPFIEAHRDALEADLIIVADSANWAVGTPALTTSLRGLVDVVVEVRALDHAVHSGLFGGPVLDSLTQLSRLLATLHDDDGEVAVPGLVRAEDPSVEMTEADFRRDAGVPDGLDLSGTGPLTARLWTRPALSVIGIDAPSVRDASNTLVPVSRAKISLRIPPGEDPQSAMDALVTHLDRHAPATAQVTVHRGETGKPYSARQDSPAMELARSALGTAWSTAAVDTGLGGSIPFIADLLEVFPSAEVLVTGVEDPESRAHGVDESLHLDEFARVCLAEALLLRDAGTLREDAR, from the coding sequence ATGAGCACTCCGAACGACCCGTCCACGCCTGCCGCGCCACCCCCCGCCGCCCAGGAGGACGGTGCGGCCCTCGATGCCCTCCGCGATCGGCTCGACACGTTGCTGCCCGCAGCGGTCGAGGATCTGCAGGATCTCGTGCGGATCCCGTCGATCGCCTTCCCGGGCCACGACCGTGAGCCGGTCCACCGCAGCGCCGAGGCCGTCGCCGATCTGCTGCGCGGGGCCGGCATGGCGGAGGTCGGCATCGAGTCCGTCGGCGACGGCGCCCCCGCAGTGATCGGCCGCACCCCGGCACGTCGGGGCAAGCCCACGGTGCTGCTCTACGCCCATCACGATGTGCAGCCCACGGGGGATCCGGCCGACTGGAGCACCCCGCCGTTCGAGCCCACCCGGCGCGGGCGTCGGCTCTACGGCCGCGGGGCGGCCGACGACAAGGCCGGGATCATGGCCCACGTGACAGCCCTGCGACTGGTGGGGGAGGAGCTCGCCGCCGACGGGATCGGCGTGACCGTCTTCGTCGAGGGGGAGGAGGAGGCCGGCTCGCCGACCTTCCGGCCCTTCATCGAGGCCCACCGGGACGCGCTGGAAGCGGACCTGATCATCGTCGCGGACTCGGCGAACTGGGCGGTCGGCACCCCCGCGCTGACCACCAGCCTGCGCGGCCTCGTCGACGTCGTCGTCGAGGTGCGCGCGCTGGACCACGCCGTGCACTCCGGCCTGTTCGGCGGCCCCGTACTGGACTCCCTCACCCAGCTCTCCCGCCTCCTGGCCACCCTGCACGACGACGACGGTGAGGTCGCGGTGCCGGGCCTGGTGCGGGCCGAGGACCCGAGCGTCGAGATGACCGAGGCCGACTTCCGCCGTGACGCCGGCGTGCCCGACGGCCTGGACCTCTCGGGCACCGGCCCGCTGACCGCACGGCTGTGGACCCGCCCGGCCCTGTCCGTGATCGGGATCGACGCCCCGAGCGTGCGGGACGCCTCCAACACCCTGGTGCCCGTCTCCCGGGCGAAGATCTCCCTGCGGATCCCGCCGGGGGAGGACCCGCAGTCGGCGATGGACGCGCTGGTGACCCACCTCGATCGGCATGCCCCCGCCACGGCGCAGGTCACCGTGCATCGCGGCGAGACCGGCAAGCCGTACAGCGCCCGGCAGGACTCCCCGGCGATGGAGCTCGCCCGCTCCGCGCTCGGCACCGCATGGTCGACCGCGGCGGTGGACACCGGTCTGGGCGGCTCGATCCCCTTCATCGCGGATCTGCTGGAGGTCTTCCCGTCGGCCGAGGTGCTGGTGACCGGCGTCGAGGACCCCGAGTCGCGGGCCCACGGCGTCGACGAGTCCCTGCACCTGGACGAGTTCGCGCGCGTCTGCCTCGCCGAGGCGCTGCTGCTGCGCGACGCCGGCACCCTGCGCGAGGACGCTCGGTGA
- a CDS encoding iron-sulfur cluster assembly accessory protein, whose translation MTTTTTERPTAAHGVTLTSGAAEKVTTLLQQEGRDDLRLRIAVQPGGCSGLIYQLYFDERLMDEDLVAEFDGVEVIVDKMSSPYVTGAVIDFADTIEKQGFTIDNPNAGSSCACGDSFS comes from the coding sequence ATGACCACGACCACCACCGAGCGCCCGACCGCCGCCCACGGCGTCACCCTCACCTCGGGTGCCGCTGAGAAGGTCACGACCCTGCTGCAGCAGGAAGGGCGCGACGACCTGCGCCTGCGGATCGCGGTGCAGCCCGGCGGTTGTTCCGGCCTGATCTACCAGCTGTACTTCGACGAGCGCCTGATGGACGAGGACCTGGTCGCCGAGTTCGATGGCGTCGAGGTGATCGTCGACAAGATGAGCAGCCCGTACGTCACCGGAGCGGTGATCGACTTCGCGGACACGATCGAGAAGCAGGGCTTCACGATCGACAACCCCAACGCGGGCAGCTCCTGCGCCTGCGGGGACTCCTTCAGCTGA
- the coxB gene encoding cytochrome c oxidase subunit II has protein sequence MIPQVPQRARRGRRVATAGLALAALFLSGCTDEQRRGFLPGYSDGQVTDRTGTITDLWVGAWGVLVIVGLIIWGLTIWCAIAYRRRKNDTGFPIQLRYHVPLELMFTLVPVVMVLTFFYFTQQDTREVEMHVEEPDYTVNVVGKQWSWDFNYVDDNVHEPAGVQSFATGEPGAAESLPVLYLPVDQTVEFRLDSRDVIHSFWVVDFLYKKDMMPGHTSTFQVTPTREGTYEGKCAELCGEYHSDMLFNVKVVSQEEFDAHMQELKDQGYEGQLGVGLNRNDEEWSMREKSDDAGPRYVTESTEGENE, from the coding sequence GTGATCCCCCAGGTCCCCCAGCGTGCGCGGCGTGGACGCCGCGTGGCGACAGCAGGCCTCGCCCTGGCCGCCCTGTTCCTGTCGGGCTGCACCGACGAGCAACGGCGAGGCTTCCTGCCCGGCTACTCGGACGGTCAGGTCACGGACCGCACCGGCACGATCACGGACCTCTGGGTCGGTGCCTGGGGTGTGCTGGTCATCGTCGGACTCATCATCTGGGGACTGACGATCTGGTGCGCGATCGCCTACCGCCGTCGCAAGAACGACACCGGCTTCCCGATCCAGCTCCGCTACCACGTGCCGCTCGAGCTGATGTTCACGCTGGTGCCGGTGGTCATGGTGCTCACCTTCTTCTACTTCACCCAGCAGGACACCCGTGAGGTCGAGATGCACGTGGAGGAGCCCGACTACACGGTCAACGTGGTCGGCAAGCAGTGGAGCTGGGACTTCAACTACGTCGACGACAACGTGCACGAGCCCGCCGGCGTGCAGTCCTTCGCCACCGGCGAGCCGGGCGCCGCCGAGTCCCTGCCCGTGCTGTACCTGCCGGTGGATCAGACGGTCGAGTTCCGCCTCGACTCCCGTGACGTCATCCACTCGTTCTGGGTCGTGGACTTCCTGTACAAGAAGGACATGATGCCGGGCCACACCAGCACCTTCCAGGTGACGCCGACCCGCGAGGGAACCTACGAGGGCAAGTGCGCCGAGCTGTGCGGCGAGTACCACTCGGACATGCTCTTCAACGTCAAGGTCGTCTCCCAGGAGGAGTTCGACGCGCATATGCAGGAGTTGAAAGACCAGGGCTACGAGGGCCAGCTCGGCGTGGGTCTGAACCGCAACGACGAGGAGTGGAGCATGCGCGAGAAGAGCGATGACGCCGGTCCTCGGTACGTCACCGAGTCCACCGAGGGAGAGAACGAGTGA
- the ctaD gene encoding cytochrome c oxidase subunit I: MSAETTTAPATPETARFQPTEKTSLGKQAFSLLTTTDHKKIGLMYMGMAFAFFGFGGLLALGIRTELWEPGLQVVVSKDQYNQLFTMHGTIMLLMFGTPLFNGFGNYLIPLQIGAVDMAFPRLNIFAFWITLFGSLIVVAGFLTPQGAASFGWFAYAPLSDTTFSPGLGGDLWVFGLGLQGFGTILGSVNFITTILCMRMPGMTMFRMPIFTWNALITAVLVLMAFPPLASALLALGADRRFDAQIFNPENGGAVLWQHLFWFFGHPEVYVLALPFFGIATEIIPVFSRKPIFGYKTLVGATIAIAALSVTVWAHHMYTTGAVMLDFFAFMTMLIAVPTGVKFFNWIGTMWRGSLTFDTPMLFTLGFLTTFIFGGLTGVILSSPILDFIVSDTYFVVAHFHYVMAGTVVFEMFAGFYFWWPKMFGYKLSESIGKVHFWLLTIGFHMTFLVQHWLGVMGAPRRYVNYLAEDDFGWLNQVSTVGAVIMGASTLPFLLNVVLTHTKGKKVEVDDPWGYGASLEWATSCPPPRHNFHSLPRVRSERPAFDLHHPEVALQDHMLEQEPAVNARTN; this comes from the coding sequence GTGAGCGCCGAGACGACCACCGCGCCGGCCACCCCTGAGACGGCGCGGTTCCAGCCGACGGAGAAGACCAGCCTCGGCAAGCAGGCCTTCAGCCTTCTGACGACCACCGATCACAAGAAGATCGGCCTGATGTACATGGGGATGGCGTTCGCCTTCTTCGGGTTCGGCGGTCTCCTCGCCCTCGGCATCCGCACCGAGCTGTGGGAACCAGGACTGCAGGTCGTGGTCTCCAAGGACCAGTACAACCAGTTGTTCACCATGCACGGCACGATCATGCTGCTGATGTTCGGCACCCCGCTGTTCAACGGATTCGGCAACTATCTGATCCCGCTGCAGATCGGCGCCGTCGACATGGCGTTCCCGCGGCTCAACATCTTCGCCTTCTGGATCACGCTGTTCGGTTCGCTGATCGTGGTCGCCGGCTTCCTCACCCCGCAGGGCGCCGCCTCCTTCGGCTGGTTCGCCTATGCGCCCTTGTCGGACACGACCTTCTCCCCAGGGCTTGGTGGTGATCTATGGGTATTCGGCCTGGGGTTGCAGGGCTTCGGCACGATCCTGGGCTCGGTCAACTTCATCACCACCATCCTGTGCATGCGCATGCCCGGCATGACCATGTTCCGCATGCCGATCTTCACGTGGAACGCCCTGATCACGGCCGTGCTCGTGCTCATGGCCTTCCCGCCGCTCGCCTCCGCTCTGCTGGCTCTGGGGGCTGATCGCCGCTTCGACGCCCAGATCTTCAACCCCGAGAACGGGGGCGCCGTCCTGTGGCAGCACCTGTTCTGGTTCTTCGGGCACCCCGAGGTCTACGTGCTGGCCCTGCCGTTCTTCGGGATCGCCACGGAGATCATCCCGGTGTTCTCGCGCAAGCCGATCTTCGGCTACAAGACCTTGGTCGGCGCGACGATCGCGATCGCGGCGCTGTCCGTCACGGTCTGGGCGCACCACATGTACACCACCGGTGCCGTGATGCTGGACTTCTTCGCCTTCATGACGATGCTGATCGCGGTGCCCACCGGCGTGAAGTTCTTCAACTGGATCGGCACCATGTGGAGAGGGTCGTTGACCTTCGACACCCCGATGCTGTTCACCCTCGGCTTCCTGACCACCTTCATCTTCGGCGGCCTGACCGGCGTGATCCTCTCCTCGCCGATCCTGGACTTCATCGTCTCGGACACCTACTTCGTCGTCGCGCACTTCCACTACGTGATGGCCGGGACCGTGGTCTTCGAGATGTTCGCCGGGTTCTACTTCTGGTGGCCGAAGATGTTCGGGTACAAGCTCAGCGAGAGCATCGGCAAGGTGCACTTCTGGCTGCTGACCATCGGCTTCCACATGACCTTCCTGGTCCAGCACTGGCTGGGCGTCATGGGGGCCCCGCGCCGCTACGTGAACTACCTGGCCGAAGACGATTTCGGATGGCTGAACCAGGTCTCCACCGTCGGTGCCGTGATCATGGGGGCCTCCACCCTGCCCTTCCTCCTGAACGTGGTGCTGACCCACACGAAGGGGAAGAAGGTCGAGGTCGACGACCCCTGGGGCTACGGGGCCTCGCTCGAATGGGCGACCTCCTGCCCGCCGCCCCGGCACAATTTCCATTCCCTGCCCCGAGTCCGGTCGGAGCGCCCGGCCTTCGACCTCCACCATCCCGAGGTCGCGCTCCAGGACCATATGCTCGAGCAGGAACCCGCCGTGAACGCGAGGACCAACTGA